One segment of Rosa chinensis cultivar Old Blush chromosome 6, RchiOBHm-V2, whole genome shotgun sequence DNA contains the following:
- the LOC112168835 gene encoding PH, RCC1 and FYVE domains-containing protein 1: protein MADLASYGNANRDIDQAIIALKKGAQLLKYGRKGKPKFCPFRLSSDESSLIWISSSGERTLKLASVSRIIPGQRTAVFQRYLRPEKDYLSFSLIYNNGKRSLDLICKDKVEAEVWIAGLKALISSGRGGRSKIDGWSDGGLYLDDSRDLTSNSPSDSSVSGTRDIGSPEISVSFKPNTSPKSFPPDNSPVSERSHVASDQTNMQVKGSGSDAFRVSVSSAPSTSSHGSAPDDCDALGDVYIWGEVICDSVVKIGADKNVNYLSPRADVLVPRPLESNVVLDVHHIACGVKHAALVTRQGEVFTWGEESGGRLGHGVGKDVAQPRLVESLAATSVDFAACGEFHSCAVTMAGELYTWGDGTHNAGLLGHGTDVSHWIPKRISGPLEGLQVASVSCGPWHTALVTSTGKLFTFGDGTFGVLGHGDRENVSYPREVDSLTGLRTIAVACGVWHTAAVVEVIATQSSASISSGKLFTWGDGDKNRLGHGDKEARLKPTCVPALIDYNFHKIACGHSLTVGLTTSGHVFTMGSTVYGQLGNPNSDGKIPCLVDDKLSGECIEEIACGAYHVAVLTSRNEVYTWGKGANGRLGHGDVEDRKTPTMVEGLKDRHVKYIGCGSHYTAAICLHKWVSGAEQSQCSACRQAFGFTRKRHNCYNCGLVHCHSCSSRKATRAALSPNPGKPYRVCDSCYVKLNKVLEPGSNNRKNVIPRLSGENKDRLDKADIRLYKSAVPSNVDLIKQLDSKAAKQGKKAETFSLVRSSQAPSLLQLKDVVMSAAVDLRRTVPKPVLTPSGVSSRSVSPFSRRPSPPRFATPVPTTSGLSFSKSIADSLKKTNELLNQEVLKLRSQVDSLRQRCELQEVELQNSTKKAQEAMTVAAEESAKSKAAKEVIKSLTAQLKDLAERLPPGVYDTEGIKQAYPSYGLESNGIHYPDGDNHSRSSSMSNSYLISSMGIDSTTVNGSLGQTHSPRDSVGTNETNVQHNRELVTSNGMVNALDRLPNGGGSFQSVGSNLSVAVDGKDSGPFQDGENGTRSRNSALAVTGNTVEAEWIEQYEPGVYITLVALRDGTRDLKRVRFSRRRFGEHQAEIWWSENREKVYEKYNVRGSDKSSVSGSAARRSDGALSPASQQP from the exons ATGGCAGATCTTGCTAGCTACGGGAATGCCAACCGTGACATTGACCag GCAATAATTGCTTTGAAGAAGGGTGCTCAGTTACTGAAATATGGTCGTAAGGGAAAGCCTAAGTTTTGTCCATTTCGACTCTCTAGC GACGAATCATCTTTGATCTGGATTTCGAGTAGTGGAGAAAGAACTTTGAAGTTAGCTTCTGTCTCAAGAATTATTCCTGGGCAAAGAACT GCCGTTTTCCAACGATATCTGCGTCCTGAAAAGGattatttatctttttctcTTATATATAATAACGGAAAGCGTTCCCTTGATCTG atTTGCAAGGATAAAGTCGAGGCAGAAGTGTGGATTGCTGGCCTCAAAGCACTTATATCCTCTGGTAGAGGTGGCCGCTCCAAAATTGATGGATGGAGTGATGGAGGCTTGTACCTTGAT GATAGCAGAGACTTGACATCAAATAGCCCTAGTGATAGTTCAGTTAGTGGTACACGAGATATTGGGTCTCCTGAGATTTCTGTCAGTTTCAAACCAAATACTTCACCAAAGAGTTTTCCGCCTGACAATTCTCCGGTCTCTGAGAGGTCACATGTAGCATCAGACCAGACAAATATGCAAGTAAAAGGATCCGGTTCAGATGCATTTCGAGTTAGTGTTTCAAGTGCTCCCAGCACTTCAAGTCATGGTTCTGCACCCGATGATTGTGATGCTCTAGGTGATGTATACATATGGGGTGAGGTCATTTGTGATAGTGTCGTTAAGATTGGAGCTGATAAAAATGTAAATTATTTGAGTCCCCGAGCAGATGTGCTTGTTCCTAGGCCATTAGAGTCCAATGTTGTTTTGGATGTACATCATATAGCCTGTGGGGTCAAGCATGCAGCCTTGGTCACAAGACAAGGTGAAGTTTTTACATGGGGTGAAGAATCTGGGGGACGACTTGGCCATGGTGTGGGGAAGGATGTTGCTCAACCCCGTCTAGTTGAATCTCTAGCAGCTACTAGTGTTGATTTTGCGGCGTGTGGAGAATTTCATAGTTGTGCTGTTACAATGGCTGGGGAACTTTATACGTGGGGAGATGGTACACACAATGCTGGGCTTCTTGGTCATGGCACTGATGTCAGTCACTGGATACCAAAGAGAATTTCAGGTCCTCTTGAGGGACTTCAAGTTGCTTCTGTATCTTGTGGTCCATGGCATACGGCCTTGGTGACATCAACGGGGAAACTTTTTACATTTGGTGATGGAACATTTGGTGTCTTAGGCCATGGAGACAGAGAAAATGTTTCATATCCGAGAGAAGTAGATTCCCTAACAGGTTTGAGGACAATTGCTGTTGCATGTGGGGTATGGCACACTGCTGCTGTAGTAGAGGTTATTGCAACACAATCTAGTGCCAGTATTTCATCAGGTAAATTGTTTACTTGGGGTGATGGAGATAAAAATCGTCTTGGACATGGAGACAAGGAAGCCCGGCTTAAACCGACGTGTGTTCCAGCCCTTATTGATTACAATTTTCACAAAATTGCTTGCGGGCACAGTTTAACTGTTGGCTTGACAACATCAGGGCATGTCTTTACAATGGGTAGTACTGTTTATGGTCAGCTCGGAAATCCCAATTCTGATGGAAAAATACCTTGCTTAGTGGATGACAAACTTTCCGGGGAATGTATTGAAGAAATTGCTTGTGGTGCATATCATGTAGCAGTATTAACATCCAGAAATGAAGTTTATACATGGGGAAAAGGTGCTAATGGGAGGTTGGGGCATGGTGATGTTGAGGATCGAAAAACACCGACTATGGTCGAAGGTTTGAAGGATAGACATGTGAAATATATTGGTTGTGGTTCACACTATACAGCAGCTATATGTCTTCACAAATGGGTATCTGGTGCTGAGCAGTCACAGTGCTCTGCTTGTAGACAGGCTTTTGGATTTACAAGGAAGAGGCATAATTGCTATAATTGTGGACTCGTGCACTGCCATTCATGTAGTTCCAGAAAAGCAACAAGAGCAGCACTGTCTCCTAATCCTGGAAAACCGTATCGAGTGTGTGATTcttgttatgtgaaattgaacAAGGTGTTAGAACCTGGTAGTAATAATAGAAAGAATGTTATACCTCGCTTGTCTGGTGAGAACAAGGACAGATTGGACAAGGCTGACATAAGATTATACAAGTCTGCTGTACCTTCAAACGTGGATTTGATAAAGCAATTAGATAGCAAAGCAGCCAAGCAAGGAAAGAAAGCTGAGACATTTTCTCTTGTTCGCTCCTCTCAAGCACCTTCGCTGTTGCAATTAAAGGATGTAGTTATGTCAGCTGCTGTTGATCTGAGACGAACAGTTCCCAAACCAGTTCTTACACCATCTGGAGTAAGTTCGAGGTCTGTGTCGCCTTTCTCAAGGAGACCAAGCCCTCCTCGTTTTGCAACTCCTGTTCCTACAACATCTGGACTTTCCTTCTCAAAAAGTATCGCAGATAGTTTGAAGAAAACTAATGAGCTTTTGAATCAGGAAGTGCTAAAGTTACGTTCACAG GTTGATAGCCTGAGACAGAGATGTGAACTTCAAGAAGTAGAGCTTCAGAATTCAACAAAGAAAGCTCAAGAAGCTATGACAGTGGCTGCAGAGGAATCTGCGAAATCTAAAGCGGCTAAAGAAGTTATAAAGTCACTAACTGCACAG CTCAAGGATTTGGCTGAAAGGCTGCCACCTGGGGTTTATGATACTGAGGGCATAAAGCAGGCATATCCATCTTATGGTTTGGAGTCAAATGGCATTCACTATCCAGATGGAGATAACCATTCAAGATCAAGTTCAATGAGCAATTCTTACTTAATTTCCTCCATGGGAATCGACTCAACTACAGTAAACGGAAGTCTAGGGCAGACTCATTCACCCAGGGATTCAGTAGGAACGAATGAAACTAACGTGCAACACAATAGGGAGCTGGTGACCTCCAATGGGATGGTAAATGCACTAGATAGACTGCCCAATGGTGGCGGATCATTTCAGTCAGTTGGTAGTAATCTGTCGGTGGCTGTTGATGGCAAGGACTCTGGGCCTTTTCAAGATGGGGAGAATGGTACGAGATCTAGGAATTCTGCATTGGCTGTTACTGGTAATACAGTTGAGGCAGAATGGATTGAACAATATGAGCCTGGTGTTTACATAACTCTTGTGGCTCTTCGTGATGGAACTAGAGATCTCAAACGAGTGCGCTTCAG CCGGAGAAGATTTGGAGAACACCAAGCAGAGATTTGGTGGTCTGAGAATCGCGAAAAAGTGTACGAGAAGTACAACGTCCGTGGATCGGACAAGTCTTCAGTTTCTGGCTCAGCAGCGCGTAGATCGGATGGAGCTCTCTCACCTGCATCCCAACAACCCTAg